A window of Polyodon spathula isolate WHYD16114869_AA chromosome 30, ASM1765450v1, whole genome shotgun sequence contains these coding sequences:
- the cep295 gene encoding centrosomal protein of 295 kDa isoform X5: MPFEWSIWLRERLMKELEQMQHADLNRRRQVVAQMPLQLFEPPYRRLEIKEDWQRDLEFAFEDMYAGDKKLKGDLVLRLEPEPLPAPSTGSQDEDLDLTLEPEAAVGTEEGSEESEPVSLPCRTEVGPEQDLTRQAVSKQALKKLFSKIRTQRDQWTSRKESETASEAMTIDSGSLASQVVQHPTSSVLRNDDQLQHQALIHHPEVSETMEEEPIVAGSTTLLHPREQAIQIRSAAQRKEQEEELELKKQQQIILLQQLEAQKRSLEIHLQKAQLEKEQIQARMQDNRKTNVNSQAPYEEEHAPSVVVPEQIQAFPPSLEDDHLQKIHRYQKRLLEQNRLHKQSVEEARRRLEEYQIMLKKRYPSLSTVPLELSAAYTSSGLISKAEVELTLQRKQPNLPPGPLNLQKPEWQEQREALHSRLTALGEKCSECSLKGGELRGIHLSQTENNLQPEMLFVHPIPTPHFNNGALGSDSQQMQTHLSHLNTEMRALKDVGMEQHTERHLEPSMLPISQAEPVHMAIQGTSDSEMTEVDIGRFIEVSKNDVVLLEAQSPELLMGTFEPQCQRSLIVYPEDSSFPKPSESPGDQESQLASLVEIQARQGQLRELQEQLNRQREALQSRQRVQEESLTYKQDQLKEHMKRQQEALKMFLTDKQFKQTAAMPKTSKAEQFNLMSSMLQALEKADCTLDESHSIEHQSNMPSQENENKMPSCYHQTFMQSGTTSQNICHGQDHQLSRRLKPPVAKPRLGLLEVIEQHELSAIQEVETPISDSLLIGGDDKHDFSVAMDGGMKEETGVSKLSLESKEGSCSESSKDTGRLSRLSWREMLMMETRTFSDQAPSSDPTHSVAVDLPSYSADVGRGVLSYPGPVISRFKSSNKVMHPRSHLDPLFISFQKTSEQDCLSSTTISTGSLSTNEQDISSTDVSLQSTQRMQGRYWAGKAGIHSSTSVFMTSSPECPGAIETSVPVSHGTESRLNGSRIQRIIDKYTKELNQSLDAGNGSPAEMDISDSDFHLPLRIDKPDSSLQFQALESRPDYSISMSTSSQQSRIFENLSEDSNTSTQRNMTVFSAEQLRVNSPSGPEAEAPDVSNEITVGRIQGNITFAPPAGLDISDFEDSHLYLLSDVSRNFQPLKPRPDFDIPALSSSTQLQSHSVVSNATAQKSLIGSNAKQATTELTTETPKVSNELTLGSIQDYDMLRTPAGMDISDSDFHLPLRFDKPDSSLQFQALEPRPDYSISMSSSSRQSRIFENLSEDSNTSTQRNMTVFSAEQLRVNSPTGPEAEAPDVSNEITVGHIQGNITFAPPARLDISDFEDSNFHLPPDFSQNFQTLEPRLDFDSSSMQSQRHSVVSDTTSQRSLTGSNAKQETTSETPNVSSELTLGSVQDNNTLGELRISDLPYSNLNSPHDSRQLFQALEPRPDFAIATFSSSQQSQRHAGIHSCEDHLEDSDISVQRCLIWSNAEQLPSGPVTLIPEVSRELTVGSIQDDTPAVDPTSDSSCLQSDSALNENSQNVECPAAASLTAERLPEQVRLGNMISSASSQYLQQGMVQDEEFVALAEISQNDTEFSRLSETSLEHLRRQSQECPHDQQQESFYQLASTQSTIGDSVLCEPQIADSLKCDFAEKVKDKHHLHSLNGLQSGLSDLHSNDCRKPVSQQSGPHSTSSKKTVGQAANDDELKLKDLVEQHSITETSKDLGTFKSNFSIPVWETESGTGILEEPELTLMSLNETTMLEQELSNSNMEETTGNRSVKPTCMSENLQLNTEVNKSKPLTEGFQSSKSKTSHAVMLVEFSSSPGSLQEIFLKKKKDLIQKSSKRVEMIKTRERPLAVKTPESLPKGQNSQNRAEVPSYAQVCQLKKVGEVKVCTPEQRNTNETEMYRRTERLYNQLDEVRHRKHIKMTEEAYAKNREKAKEFQKKTLQKLRAKQMKC, encoded by the exons ATGCCCTTCGAATGGTCCATTTGGCTCAG GGAGAGGTtgatgaaggagctggagcagatgCAACATGCAGACCTGAACCGGCGGAGACAGGTCGTGGCACAGATGCCTCTACAACTGTTTGAACCACCATATAGACGTCTGGAAATCAAAGAGGACTGGCAGCGAGATTTGGAGTTTGCCTTTGAAGACATGTACGCTGGGGACAAAA AGCTGAAAGGAGACCTGGTTCTGCGCTTGGAGCCCGAGCCTTTGCCAGCTCCTTCTACAGGATCCCAGGATGAGGACTTGGATCTGACACTGGAACCTGAGGCAGCAGTCGGTACTGAAGAGGGCAGTGAGGAAAGTGAACCAGTCAGCCTTCCGTGCAGAACAGAAG TCGGTCCAGAACAAGATCTGACTCGCCAAGCTGTTTCTAAGCAAGCATTGAAGAAACTGTTTAGCAAGATCAGGACCCAGAGAGACCAGTGGACATCCAGAAAGGAATCCGAGACCGCAAGTGAGGCCATGACAATTGATTCTGGGTCACTAGCTAGTCAAGTGGTACAACATCCAACTTCCAGTGTTCTGAGGAATGATGATCAGCTACAGCATCAGGCTCTTATTCACCATCCTGAGG TGTCTGAAACAATGGAGGAGGAACCTATTGTTGCTGGCAGTACAACCCTGCTACATCCTAGAGAACAAGCAATTCAAATCCGATCAGCGGCACAGAGAAAAgaacag GAGGAAGAGTTAGAATTGAAGAAGCAACAACAAATcattctgcttcagcagctagagGCACAGAAACGAAGCCTGGAGATTCATTTACAGAAGGCTCAGCTGGAGAAGGAGCAGATACAGGCTCGGATGCAGGACAATCGGAAGACAAATGTTAATTCCCAAGCTCCTTATGAAGAGGAACATGCCCCTTCTGTTGTTGTTCCTGAA CAAATCCAGGCCTTCCCACCATCTTTAGAGGATGACCATTTACAGAAGATTCATCGTTATCAAAAGCGTCTCTTGGAGCAAAATCG GCTGCATAAACAGTCGGTCGAAGAAGCCCGAAGGCGACTTGAGGAGTACCAGATAATGTTGAAGAAAAGGTATCCATCTTTGTCTACAGTACCCTTAGAACTCAGTGCTGCTTATACTAGCTCCGGTTTAATATCTAAAGCAGAAGTAGAACTGACCTTGCAAAGAAAGCAGCCAAATTTGCCTCCTGGCCCTCTCAATTTACAGAAACCAGAATGGCAGGAGCAGCGAGAGGCGCTCCACAGCAGGCTCACGGCACTTGGAGAAAAATGTTCTGAATGTTCCTTAAAAGGTGGAGAATTAAGAGGCATTCATTTAtctcaaacagaaaataatttacagCCAGAAATGCTATTCGTACACCCAATTCCCACACCTCATTTTAACAATGGTGCCTTGGGGTCAGATTCACAACAAATGCAGACCCATCTCTCTCATTTAAACACTGAAATGAGAGCCTTGAAGGATGTTGGTATGGAGCAACACACAGAGAGGCATTTAGAACCATCCATGCTTCCAATATCCCAAGCAGAACCAGTGCACATGGCCATACAAGGAACATCTGACAGTGAGATGACAGAGGTAGACATCGGACGCTTTATTGAGGTTTCAAAGAACGATGTGGTGCTTCTTGAAGCTCAGTCGCCTGAATTGCTGATGGGAACGTTTGAACCTCAGTGCCAGAGAAGCTTGATAGTATATCCTGAGGACTCTTCATTCCCCAAGCCTTCGGAAAGTCCCGGTGATCAGGAGAGTCAGCTGGCATCCTTGGTGGAGATCCAGGCTCGGCAAGGGCAGCTCCGGGAGTTACAGGAGCAGCTCAATAGGCAGCGAGAGGCGCTGCAAAGCAGGCAGAGAGTTCAGGAGGAATCGCTgacctacaaacaggaccagctGAAGGAACACATGAAGAGACAACAAGAGGCCCTGAAAATGTTTCTCACTGACAAGCAG TTCAAGCAGACGGCAGCAATGCCAAAGACCAGTAAAGCAGAACAGTTCAATCTGATGTCTTCCATGCTGCAAGCCTTGGAGAAAGCTGATTGCACACTTGATGAGTCACACAGTATTGAGCACCAGTCTAATATGCCTtcacaagaaaatgaaaataaaatgccttCATGCTACCATCAGACATTTATGCAAAGTG GAACCACGTCTCAGAATATCTGTCATGGCCAAGACCATCAACTCTCAAGACGACTGAAACCACCAGTTGCAAAACCCAGGCTAGGACTTCTAGAGGTCATTGAACAACATGAGCTCAGTGCAATACAGGAGGTTGAAACGCCTATAAGTGACAGCCTTCTCATAG GCGGAGATGATAAACATGATTTCAGTGTTGCTATGGATGGAGGTATGAAAGAGGAGACTGGAGTCTCAAAGCTTTCTCTCGAAAGCAAAGAAGGAAGCTGTAGCGAGAGCAGCAAAGATACTGGGCGCTTAAGCAGACTGTCATGGAGGGAGATGTTGATGATGGAAACCCGCACGTTCTCAGACCAAG CTCCTTCTAGTGACCCCACACATTCAGTGGCTGTGGATCTGCCATCTTACTCCGCTGATGTTGGGCGAGGTGTATTAAGCTACCCTGGACCCGTCATTTCAAGGTTTAAATCAAGTAATAAG GTGATGCATCCTCGGTCTCATCTGGATCCTCTTTTCATATCGTTCCAAAAAACATCTGAGCAAGATTGCTTGTCATCTACTACAATTTCTACTGGAAGTCTTTCCACCAATGAACAGGATATCAGCTCCACTG ATGTCTCTCTTCAATCGACACAACGTATGCAAGGCAGGTACTGGGCGGGTAAAGCAGGAATCCACAGCAGCACTTCAGTATTCATGACTTCCTCTCCTGAATGTCCTGGTGCCATAGAAACCTCTGTTCCTGTGTCGCATGGAACAGAATCAAGGCTCAATGGGAGTAGAATTCAGCGCATCATTGACAAATACACCAAGGAACTGAATCAATCCCTCGATGCTGGGAATG gatccCCAGCTGAAATGGATATTTCAGACTCTGACTTTCATCTTCCACTGCGTATTGACAAACCTGACTCCAGTCTGCAGTTTCAGGCTCTGGAATCAAGACCAGATTATAGTATTTCAATGTCCACTTCATCTCAACAATCTAGGATCTTTGAGAATCTTTCTGAG gattCAAATACCTCTACTCAAAGGAATATGACTGTCTTCAGTGCAGAACAGTTGCGTGTTAACAGTCCTAGTGGGCCAGAAGCAGAGGCCCCTGATGTAAGCAATGAAATAACAGTGGGGCGTATTCAAGGTAATATTACTTTTG cACCCCCAGCTGGACTGGATATTTCTGACTTCGAAGACTCACATTTGTATCTCCTATCTGACGTCAGCCGAAATTTCCAGCCGTTGAAACCAAGACCCGATTTTGATATTCCAGCCTTGTCTTCATCCACGCAATTGCAAAGTCACTCTGTG GTTTCAAATGCCACTGCTCAGAAGAGTTTAATTGGCTCTAATGCAAAGCAGGCAACCACGGAGTTGACAACAGAGACCCCGAAAGTAAGCAATGAATTGACATTGGGCAGTATTCAGGATTACGATATGCTCA GAACCCCAGCTGGAATGGATATTTCAGACTCTGACTTTCATCTTCCACTGCGGTTTGACAAACCTGACTCCAGTCTGCAGTTTCAGGCTCTGGAACCAAGACCAGATTATAGTATTTCAATGTCCTCTTCATCTCGGCAATCTAGGATCTTTGAGAATCTTTCTGAG gattCAAATACCTCTACTCAAAGGAATATGACTGTCTTCAGTGCAGAACAGTTGCGTGTTAACAGTCCCACTGGGCCAGAAGCAGAGGCACCTGATGTAAGCAATGAAATAACAGTGGGGCATATTCAAGGAAATATTACTTTTG CACCCCCAGCTAGACTGGATATTTCTGATTTCGAGGACTCAAACTTTCATCTCCCACCTGACTTCAGCCAGAATTTCCAGACTTTGGAACCAAGACTTGATTTTGATTCTTCATCCATGCAGTCGCAAAGGCACTCTGTG GTGTCAGATACTACTTCTCAAAGGAGTTTAACTGGCTCTAATGCAAAGCAGGAAACCACAAGCGAGACCCCAAATGTAAGCAGTGAACTGACGTTGGGCAGTGTTCAGGATAACAATACGCTCG GTGAACTGCGCATTTCTGATTTACCTTACTCCAATCTTAATTCCCCACATGACTCGAGACAGCTTTTCCAGGCTTTGGAACCAAGACCAGATTTTGCTATTGCAACCTTCTCATCATCCCAGCAATCACAAAGACACGCTGGGATACACAGCTGCGAGGATCACTTGGAG GATTCGGATATCTCTGTACAAAGATGCTTAATCTGGTCAAATGCAGAGCAGTTGCCATCAGGGCCAGTAACTCTGATCCCAGAAGTAAGCCGTGAATTAACAGTGGGGAGTATTCAGGATGACACTCCTGCTG tggaCCCAACTTCAGACTCCTCCTGTCTGCAGTCAGACTCCGCCCTAAATGAGAATAGCCAGAATGTTGAGTGCCCTGCTGCTGCAAGCCTAACAGCAGAAAGATTACCTGAACAGGTTAGGCTTGGAAACATGATATCTTCAGCCAGCAGTCAATACCTTCAGCAAGGTATGGTCCAGGATGAAGAATTTGTTGCCCTGGCAGAAATATCTCAGAATGATACAGAGTTCTCTCGGCTTTCTGAAACATCTTTGGAGCACCTGAGACGACAAAGTCAAGAATGCCCACATGACCAACAGCAGGAGTCTTTCTACCAGTTGGCATCAACACAAAGTACAATAGGCGATTCAGTTCTTTGTGAGCCCCAAATTGCCGATTCCCTGAAATGTGACTTTGCAGAGAAAGTCAAAGATAAACACCACTTGCACAGTTTAAATGGCTTGCAGAGTGGCCTGTCTGACCTGCATTCAAATGATTGCAGAAAGCCTGTTTCTCAGCAGAGTGGTCCACATAGCACTAGCTCAAAGAAAACTGTTGGACAAGCAGCAAATGATGATGAATTAAAACTGAAAGACTTGGTAGAGCAACATTCCATCACAGAAACGTCAAAAGATTTGGGCACTTTTAAGTCAAACTTCAGCATACCTGTGTGG GAGACTGAGTCTGGGACTGGAATCCTGGAAGAACCTGAGCTGACTCTAATGAGCCTAAATGAAACCACTATGCTAGAACAGGAACTATCCAACAGCAATATGGAAGAAACCACAGGGAATAGAAGTGTGAAACCAACATGCATGAGTGAGAATCTACAGTTAAATACTGAG gtaaACAAATCTAAACCTTTGACAGAAGGATTTCAGAGTTCAAAAAGCAAAACCTCTCATGCTG tgaTGCTGGTGGAGTTCAGTTCCTCACCTGGAAGCTTGCAGGAGATttttctcaagaaaaaaaaagacctcaTTCAGAAATCATCTAAAAGAGTAGAAATGATTAAAACCAGAGAGAGACCACTGGCTGTAAAGACTCCTGAAAGTCTCCCAAAGGGTCAGAACTCTCAAAACAGGGCAGAAGTGCCTTCCTATG CTCAGGTTTGTCAGTTGAAGAAAGTGGGGGAAGTGAAAGTGTGCACACCAGAGCAAAGAAACActaatgaaacagaaatgtacCGAAGGACAGAGAG